The proteins below are encoded in one region of Spirochaeta isovalerica:
- a CDS encoding ATP-binding protein, with protein sequence MNRFTMPECILIILFVTGILAPLSGEEKDRSVLFISSYHPSFSTFIHQVEGIQDSFKPEGIEFDVEFMDTKRFPEEENRKLFREYLSYKMSNSDPYDLIITGDDNALTFALQEKELLFSGMPIVFFGVNDTEKAVSMNNVSGVTGVVEQVSMAGTVELMIEQNPGLRNITVIVDGTASGQGDLKTFWSVKEQFPGYSFINLDLRKLTWDELAQKLENLNDRSGVLLLSAYFDKNDQSKSFNESLKLIYKSLSLPIYHLWYHGLGDGVLGGRLISHYEQAQTAAGLAIDIFNGKDINSIKVIETSPNQYYFDYNELKRFNISLADLPEGSKIINSPGTMDKEKIVEIVIYSTAFLLLLVILLVLLLNFIKRKKAEVFLRHLRQASEQIIDTIELYDKNRKLIYANPAFLAMHNYTLEQILGKKPEQIFSTSTAENLRKTEELWRDVEKGNPWRGQFSNENPDGSVIIQDISVSPFFDEKGQINGYLSIKKDITELVGLMEEKNSILEHLMQAQKLESIGQLAGGIAHDFNNILSGIMSASQLLLSPERLMDEKAKKYARMIYDSCGDGADLVSKLLNFSQGNRSSIRKVDMETVVSEVVEILRLTIKKNINFVFENENAPCTLFCESSSIQNALLNLGINAGQAVEPGGTVSFIMNERSLDRDYCYRSLCSVYPGRYLSIKVSDTGPGIPEEIQDKIYEPFFTTRETSRGVGLGLTSVKRIVEEHRGCIEMSSSAEGTVFEILIPLDLESLNI encoded by the coding sequence ATGAATAGGTTCACAATGCCTGAATGTATTTTAATCATTCTCTTCGTTACAGGGATTCTTGCCCCTTTGTCAGGAGAAGAAAAAGACCGGTCTGTTCTCTTTATCAGTTCCTACCATCCCTCCTTCTCAACGTTTATTCACCAGGTAGAGGGCATTCAGGACAGCTTCAAGCCGGAGGGCATAGAATTCGATGTCGAATTTATGGATACCAAGAGGTTTCCCGAAGAGGAAAACCGGAAGCTCTTCAGAGAGTATCTATCTTATAAAATGTCCAACAGCGATCCCTACGACCTGATTATCACGGGAGACGACAATGCTCTGACTTTCGCCCTGCAGGAAAAGGAGTTGTTATTTTCGGGTATGCCCATTGTTTTTTTCGGGGTTAACGATACGGAAAAAGCCGTCTCCATGAACAATGTTTCGGGGGTTACGGGAGTCGTTGAACAGGTCTCCATGGCTGGCACGGTCGAACTGATGATCGAGCAGAATCCCGGATTGAGGAATATTACCGTCATAGTCGACGGAACGGCAAGCGGCCAGGGGGATCTGAAAACATTCTGGTCTGTAAAAGAACAATTTCCCGGATACAGCTTTATAAATCTCGACTTGAGAAAACTCACATGGGACGAGTTGGCACAAAAACTCGAAAACCTGAACGACAGGAGCGGAGTCCTTCTTCTCTCCGCCTATTTCGATAAAAATGATCAATCGAAAAGCTTTAACGAAAGCCTCAAACTGATTTATAAATCGCTATCTCTCCCCATCTATCATCTCTGGTATCATGGATTGGGCGACGGGGTTCTCGGTGGGCGGCTCATAAGTCACTACGAACAGGCACAAACAGCTGCCGGATTAGCCATTGACATCTTTAATGGAAAGGATATCAACTCCATTAAGGTTATTGAAACCAGTCCCAATCAGTACTATTTCGACTACAATGAATTGAAGCGGTTTAATATTTCCCTCGCCGATCTACCTGAGGGCAGTAAAATCATTAACTCTCCCGGAACAATGGACAAAGAGAAAATTGTGGAAATTGTTATCTACTCCACGGCTTTTCTGTTACTTCTGGTCATTCTTCTGGTTCTGTTGCTCAATTTTATCAAACGTAAGAAAGCGGAGGTGTTTCTCAGGCATCTCCGTCAGGCTTCTGAACAGATTATCGACACCATTGAACTATACGATAAAAACCGGAAGCTCATATACGCCAACCCGGCTTTTCTGGCTATGCACAATTACACTCTGGAGCAGATACTGGGAAAAAAACCGGAACAGATTTTCAGTACCAGCACAGCGGAGAATCTCCGGAAAACAGAAGAGTTGTGGAGAGACGTGGAAAAAGGAAATCCCTGGCGCGGTCAGTTTTCCAATGAGAATCCCGACGGATCGGTCATTATTCAGGATATATCAGTCTCTCCGTTCTTCGATGAAAAAGGTCAGATCAACGGGTATCTGTCTATCAAGAAAGACATTACCGAACTGGTCGGACTTATGGAAGAGAAAAACTCCATACTGGAGCACCTGATGCAGGCCCAGAAACTGGAGTCCATAGGCCAGCTGGCCGGAGGGATAGCTCACGATTTCAATAATATATTATCGGGAATCATGTCGGCATCCCAGCTTCTTCTCTCCCCCGAAAGGCTGATGGATGAGAAAGCAAAAAAATACGCCCGGATGATTTATGATTCCTGCGGAGACGGTGCCGATCTGGTGAGCAAACTTCTCAATTTCAGTCAGGGCAACCGCAGCTCTATCAGAAAAGTGGATATGGAGACTGTTGTATCCGAAGTCGTTGAGATCCTACGTCTCACCATAAAGAAAAATATCAATTTCGTTTTCGAAAATGAAAACGCCCCCTGTACCCTTTTTTGCGAAAGCTCCTCTATACAGAACGCCCTGCTCAATCTGGGAATCAATGCCGGTCAGGCTGTAGAACCGGGAGGAACAGTTTCCTTTATTATGAATGAACGCTCCTTGGACCGGGATTACTGCTACCGTTCGCTATGCAGCGTTTATCCCGGACGTTACCTTTCCATTAAGGTCAGCGATACCGGCCCGGGAATACCGGAAGAGATTCAGGACAAGATTTACGAACCCTTCTTTACGACCAGAGAGACAAGCAGAGGAGTTGGGCTGGGTCTCACTTCCGTCAAGAGGATTGTAGAAGAGCACCGGGGATGCATCGAAATGTCAAGCTCCGCCGAAGGCACGGTCTTTGAGATTCTCATACCCCTGGATCTGGAATCCCTGAATATTTAG
- a CDS encoding VOC family protein: MFLWTTIHVSNMEKSLEFYTKVLNLKIDRKYSPAPHMELAFLGDGETKVELIRDNTEGAVNLEAPVSMGFRTDSLDKKMEELESMGIPVAEGPFQPTPNIRFFYAKDPDGMKIQFVEQKS, encoded by the coding sequence ATGTTTTTATGGACCACTATTCATGTAAGTAATATGGAAAAGTCGCTTGAGTTCTACACAAAAGTACTCAATCTGAAAATCGACAGGAAATACAGTCCCGCGCCGCATATGGAACTGGCCTTTCTGGGAGACGGGGAAACGAAAGTAGAGCTGATCCGGGATAATACAGAAGGGGCTGTCAATCTAGAAGCACCCGTTTCTATGGGTTTCAGGACCGACTCTCTCGACAAGAAAATGGAAGAGCTGGAATCTATGGGTATACCTGTTGCGGAAGGGCCATTTCAGCCGACTCCGAATATCAGGTTCTTTTATGCAAAAGATCCCGACGGCATGAAGATTCAGTTCGTCGAGCAAAAATCCTGA
- a CDS encoding GntR family transcriptional regulator, with product MINKSPIYQQLNQYLKNLILSGEYRGGEKFLTERAICERFSVSRATANKALSSLVSEGVLEFKKGIGTFVRNRRISHFVDFDKSAEEAGMIPGDELITMERITGDPDWSEDIYHVERLKTADGKPYLIIIQQISAGLCKNFMDHTPGEDIGNYFIETCGINPGRSETVVKSRILEDRESQLLETPPGGASFTIETDTFLKNEKPAWKELRIFKPGCLEFLYLPESENPGKAVSYRLSFS from the coding sequence ATGATCAATAAATCGCCGATCTATCAGCAGCTGAATCAATATCTGAAAAATCTCATATTAAGCGGAGAGTACAGAGGTGGCGAAAAATTCCTCACCGAAAGGGCTATCTGCGAAAGATTCAGCGTCAGCAGAGCCACGGCCAACAAAGCTCTTTCGAGCCTCGTATCGGAAGGAGTTCTCGAATTTAAAAAAGGGATCGGCACATTTGTCAGAAACCGCAGGATCTCCCATTTTGTGGATTTTGACAAAAGCGCCGAGGAGGCGGGAATGATCCCCGGAGACGAATTGATAACCATGGAGAGGATTACCGGTGATCCGGACTGGTCGGAAGATATATATCATGTGGAAAGATTGAAAACGGCCGATGGAAAACCCTATCTTATCATTATTCAGCAAATATCCGCCGGGTTGTGTAAAAACTTTATGGATCATACACCCGGAGAAGATATAGGGAATTATTTTATCGAAACTTGCGGGATCAATCCGGGCAGATCGGAAACCGTAGTTAAAAGCCGGATACTGGAAGACAGGGAATCTCAGCTGCTGGAAACCCCTCCCGGAGGTGCGTCATTTACCATCGAAACAGACACATTCCTGAAAAACGAAAAGCCGGCCTGGAAAGAGTTGAGGATTTTTAAACCCGGCTGTCTGGAATTTCTCTATCTGCCGGAATCGGAAAATCCCGGTAAAGCTGTCAGTTACAGATTGAGCTTTTCCTGA
- a CDS encoding tetratricopeptide repeat protein has product MKRILPLVLCLILTPCIFGETLRSLQAYADHGDRDAQFKLGLWYYSGYKVERDFEKAAAYFALSADQDHLDAYFLLGYMKYYGEGIEQDVPEGLRLFGQAALLGHIQAQFDLGFIYYKGLMTEEDREKGLELISLAAENGYKKAEDFLRSLPAD; this is encoded by the coding sequence ATGAAACGGATTCTTCCTCTTGTTCTCTGCCTTATCCTGACTCCTTGCATTTTCGGTGAAACGCTGCGAAGTCTCCAGGCATATGCCGATCACGGCGACCGTGACGCCCAGTTCAAACTGGGGCTCTGGTACTATTCCGGTTACAAAGTGGAACGGGATTTTGAAAAAGCCGCTGCCTATTTTGCCCTGTCAGCCGACCAGGATCATCTCGATGCGTATTTTCTCCTCGGCTACATGAAATATTACGGAGAGGGGATTGAACAGGATGTTCCCGAAGGTCTGAGACTGTTCGGGCAGGCCGCTCTTCTCGGGCATATTCAGGCCCAGTTCGATCTGGGATTTATCTATTATAAAGGGCTTATGACCGAAGAGGACCGGGAGAAAGGACTGGAGCTGATTTCCCTGGCTGCGGAGAACGGTTATAAAAAGGCGGAGGATTTTCTCCGGTCTCTACCAGCTGATTAG
- a CDS encoding OmpA family protein, protein MLNKKRILLGIPLFVIAALSSLEAENDRILSFIQVEGRVLHADSRVDEQVYINGYLSHTAQIDEFSLSSIVKVDEKGKALLDSSFRTVERIGRFYEWVSSENVRLEREPSGFMTVPADAARPVLRQVPTFPSEPIAPGDSWTAAAEEVHVLRINGTLYGPYRSTTQVLYTYREDRMIDGRHTALIDLEYSLYLPVRREGEPVRLISGQSQQQLVWDLEKGQPFTKTEDFEFLMMMSNGTSQEFVGRSFTEYRETESLDREGTAETLRNELGDDSGITVEPTGEGVLLSLAELDRILFEPESAELRAAEAQRLNRLAEILKGYSDRDILITGHTADYGTAAGRSRLSFERASAVADRLFPDGRKGRGKLFLRGAGSTEPTGTDRENRRVEILILD, encoded by the coding sequence ATGCTGAATAAAAAAAGAATACTATTGGGTATCCCGCTGTTTGTCATTGCGGCGCTTAGCTCTCTGGAAGCTGAAAATGACCGGATTCTCAGCTTTATACAGGTAGAAGGCCGTGTCCTCCATGCCGATTCACGGGTGGATGAACAGGTATACATAAACGGTTATCTGAGCCATACCGCTCAGATCGATGAGTTTTCCCTTTCGTCGATCGTGAAGGTTGATGAAAAGGGGAAAGCACTTCTCGACTCCAGCTTCAGGACAGTCGAAAGAATCGGGAGGTTCTACGAATGGGTCAGCTCCGAGAATGTTCGTCTCGAGAGAGAGCCTTCCGGATTTATGACAGTTCCCGCTGATGCGGCGCGCCCTGTGCTGCGCCAGGTACCGACATTTCCCTCTGAACCGATCGCCCCCGGTGATTCCTGGACCGCCGCTGCCGAAGAAGTCCATGTCCTGCGCATTAACGGTACTCTATACGGACCCTACCGGAGTACGACCCAGGTCCTCTATACATACAGGGAAGACCGCATGATTGATGGCCGGCATACGGCCTTGATCGATCTGGAATACAGTCTTTATCTACCGGTGCGCCGGGAGGGCGAACCGGTCCGGCTTATATCGGGACAATCGCAGCAGCAGCTTGTCTGGGATCTGGAAAAAGGACAGCCTTTCACAAAAACGGAAGATTTCGAATTTCTGATGATGATGAGCAATGGCACGTCCCAGGAGTTTGTAGGTCGCAGCTTTACGGAATACAGGGAGACTGAAAGCCTTGACAGGGAGGGGACGGCCGAAACTCTCAGAAACGAGTTGGGAGACGACTCGGGGATAACGGTCGAACCGACAGGTGAAGGTGTTCTCCTCTCTCTCGCGGAACTGGATCGCATACTGTTTGAACCGGAATCGGCTGAACTTCGGGCCGCAGAAGCCCAGCGGCTCAACAGGCTCGCTGAAATCCTCAAAGGTTATTCCGATAGAGATATTCTGATAACCGGTCATACAGCGGATTATGGAACAGCCGCCGGCAGAAGCCGCCTCTCTTTCGAAAGAGCTTCAGCCGTAGCTGACAGGCTTTTCCCCGATGGGCGGAAAGGAAGGGGAAAACTATTTCTCCGGGGCGCCGGCAGTACGGAACCGACGGGGACGGACCGGGAGAACCGAAGGGTTGAAATCCTTATTCTCGATTGA